One Kitasatospora sp. NBC_01287 DNA window includes the following coding sequences:
- a CDS encoding YafY family protein, producing the protein MTDTPGRLLSLLSLLQTPREWPGSELAERLGVSPRTIRRDVERLRELGYPVQATLGSVGGYRLAAGQAMPPLLLDDEEAVAIAVGLRTAAGSAVSGIEEASVRALAKLAQVLPARLRHRVGALTAATVPLPGGGPAVDPELLAVLAGAVAGPERLRFGYQAADGAESLRLVEPHRLVATGRRWYLVAFDNDRDDWRIFRVDRIAAARPTGVRVAPRELPAADAAAYVSAKLRLHAQTFTAVVLLGLPLVQAQLRLGQAPVRLEPVDAVSCRLCSSADTLEWLAFRLLALGCEFQVEEPPELLDHLRELGERIGRATARGDGRATA; encoded by the coding sequence GTGACCGATACCCCGGGCCGGCTGCTGAGCCTGCTCTCCCTGTTGCAGACACCGCGCGAGTGGCCCGGCAGCGAGCTGGCCGAGCGGCTCGGCGTGAGCCCGCGGACCATCCGCCGCGACGTCGAACGGCTGCGGGAGCTGGGCTACCCGGTGCAGGCCACGCTCGGCTCGGTCGGCGGCTACCGACTGGCGGCCGGGCAGGCGATGCCGCCGCTGCTGCTGGACGACGAGGAGGCGGTGGCGATCGCGGTCGGGCTGCGCACGGCCGCCGGCAGCGCGGTCAGCGGGATCGAGGAGGCCTCGGTGCGGGCACTGGCCAAGCTCGCCCAGGTGCTGCCGGCCCGGCTGCGGCACCGGGTGGGGGCGCTGACCGCGGCCACCGTGCCGCTGCCGGGCGGCGGACCGGCGGTCGATCCCGAGCTGCTCGCGGTGCTGGCCGGCGCGGTGGCCGGTCCGGAACGGCTGCGGTTCGGCTATCAGGCGGCGGACGGCGCGGAGAGCCTGCGGCTGGTCGAGCCGCACCGGCTGGTCGCCACCGGGCGGCGCTGGTACCTGGTCGCCTTCGACAACGACCGCGACGACTGGCGGATCTTCCGGGTCGATCGGATCGCGGCGGCGCGGCCCACCGGCGTGCGGGTGGCACCGCGCGAGCTGCCCGCGGCGGACGCCGCCGCGTACGTGTCGGCCAAGCTGCGGCTGCACGCCCAGACCTTCACGGCGGTGGTGCTGCTCGGGCTGCCGCTGGTCCAGGCCCAACTGCGGCTCGGCCAGGCGCCGGTGCGGCTGGAGCCGGTGGACGCGGTGAGCTGCCGGCTGTGCTCGTCGGCCGACACCCTGGAGTGGCTGGCCTTCAGGCTGCTCGCGCTCGGCTGCGAGTTCCAGGTCGAGGAGCCGCCCGAACTCCTCGACCACCTGCGGGAGCTGGGCGAGCGGATCGGCCGGGCCACCGCCCGAGGGGACGGTCGGGCCACCGCCTGA
- a CDS encoding VOC family protein translates to MKNDQVVTGGPCWVELGSADPAAAAAFYRELFGWRAETDPRPEAGGYTMLLLDGAPVAALTPLYAPGQPTAWSVSFAVTDTDATAAAVTAAGGQVVTGPMDVFDAGRFAVVADPARAVFALWQPRRFGGAAVFNRPGSLGWVELLTRDVPGALQFYPRVFGWSVAAGEWYTQWGVDGADFGGMMRLDDRVPAEVPPHWRPYFAVTDVDAVVRRAAGLGAGTLLAPMDLAGGRRIAVLSDPQGAGFGVYLAGTEG, encoded by the coding sequence GTGAAGAACGATCAGGTGGTCACCGGCGGCCCGTGCTGGGTCGAGTTGGGGAGCGCCGATCCGGCGGCGGCCGCCGCGTTCTACCGGGAGCTCTTCGGCTGGCGGGCCGAGACCGATCCCCGTCCGGAGGCCGGCGGCTACACCATGCTGCTGCTCGACGGCGCCCCGGTGGCCGCGCTGACCCCGCTGTACGCGCCGGGACAGCCCACCGCCTGGTCGGTCTCCTTCGCCGTCACCGACACCGACGCCACCGCGGCGGCCGTCACCGCGGCCGGCGGCCAGGTGGTGACGGGGCCGATGGACGTCTTCGACGCGGGCCGGTTCGCGGTGGTCGCCGACCCGGCGCGGGCGGTGTTCGCGCTCTGGCAGCCGCGGCGGTTCGGCGGCGCGGCGGTGTTCAACCGGCCGGGCTCGCTCGGCTGGGTCGAGCTGCTGACCCGGGACGTCCCCGGCGCCCTCCAGTTCTACCCGCGGGTCTTCGGCTGGAGCGTGGCGGCCGGTGAGTGGTACACCCAGTGGGGCGTCGACGGCGCCGACTTCGGCGGGATGATGCGGCTGGACGACCGGGTCCCGGCCGAGGTGCCGCCGCACTGGCGGCCGTACTTCGCGGTCACCGACGTGGACGCCGTGGTGCGGCGGGCCGCCGGCCTCGGCGCCGGCACCCTGCTGGCTCCGATGGATCTGGCCGGCGGTCGGCGGATCGCGGTGCTGAGCGACCCGCAGGGCGCGGGCTTCGGCGTCTACCTGGCCGGTACCGAGGGGTGA
- a CDS encoding MarR family winged helix-turn-helix transcriptional regulator: MPEPDQQPRSVAQVAADPGIQAVGVLLNTSALIERLLAGAIQRAAGISHSMFEVLLILAAQPGGTPVSRLSGGLVLTSGGATRLIDRMTEVGLVTRTPSPTDRRVQLVAMTEQGERTLLTAAAAHTREAERLLHGALAPAEATAMVDALDRLGRHARAELPPLG; the protein is encoded by the coding sequence GTGCCCGAGCCCGACCAGCAGCCCCGCAGCGTCGCGCAGGTGGCCGCCGACCCGGGGATCCAGGCGGTCGGCGTGCTGCTCAACACCTCCGCGCTGATCGAACGGCTGCTCGCCGGCGCGATCCAACGGGCTGCCGGGATCAGCCACTCGATGTTCGAGGTGCTGCTCATCCTGGCCGCCCAGCCCGGCGGTACCCCGGTCAGCCGGCTCTCCGGCGGCCTGGTGCTCACCAGCGGCGGCGCCACCCGGCTGATCGACCGGATGACCGAGGTCGGCCTGGTGACCCGGACCCCCTCGCCGACCGACCGGCGGGTGCAACTGGTCGCCATGACCGAGCAGGGCGAGCGCACCCTGCTCACGGCCGCCGCCGCCCACACCAGGGAGGCCGAACGGCTGCTGCACGGGGCCCTCGCCCCCGCCGAGGCCACCGCCATGGTGGACGCGCTGGACCGGCTGGGCCGGCACGCCCGCGCCGAGCTGCCGCCGCTGGGGTAG
- a CDS encoding NAD(P)-dependent oxidoreductase: MSKIAVFGANGTIGSAVVREALSRGHQVTAVVRDPAKITESSPALTVTQGDVLDPASVHAAAAGQDALVSAVGGGDGPGHLATIEPAARSLVTGLRALGDQAPRLIAVGGAGSLRTPDGTLVWDAPGLPDWLLQIMHAHGDALDYYRTVSDVAWTSLSPAALIEPGDRTGSYRTAQDDVVAAADGNSKISVEDYAVAVVDEIERPAHLGERFTCGY; this comes from the coding sequence ATGTCCAAGATCGCTGTCTTCGGCGCCAACGGCACCATCGGAAGCGCCGTCGTGCGCGAGGCGCTGAGCCGCGGCCACCAGGTCACCGCCGTGGTCCGCGACCCCGCCAAGATCACCGAGAGCTCCCCCGCCCTCACCGTCACCCAGGGCGACGTGCTCGACCCGGCCTCGGTCCACGCCGCGGCCGCCGGGCAGGACGCGCTGGTCAGCGCGGTCGGCGGCGGGGACGGCCCGGGCCACCTGGCCACCATCGAGCCCGCCGCCAGGTCCCTGGTGACGGGCCTGCGCGCGCTCGGCGACCAGGCGCCGCGGCTGATCGCGGTCGGCGGCGCCGGCTCGCTGCGCACCCCCGACGGCACGCTGGTCTGGGACGCCCCCGGCCTGCCCGACTGGCTGCTGCAGATCATGCACGCGCACGGCGACGCCCTCGACTACTACCGCACCGTCAGCGACGTGGCCTGGACCAGCCTCAGCCCGGCGGCGCTGATCGAGCCCGGTGACCGGACCGGCTCCTACCGCACCGCCCAGGACGACGTGGTCGCCGCCGCGGACGGCAACAGCAAGATCTCCGTCGAGGACTACGCGGTCGCCGTGGTCGACGAGATCGAGCGGCCGGCGCACCTCGGCGAGCGGTTCACCTGCGGCTACTGA
- a CDS encoding ATP-dependent DNA ligase: MLLADLARTSREVAATSARSRKVALLAELLSATEPAEAPTVITYLAGRLPQGRLGVGWSVLGRPVPPAPAATLTVHQVDAALAELAAVRGTGAQAERRRLLTGLLGAATGPEQEFLLRLLGGEVRQGALDAVAVEALAAAGGAPAEQVRRAVMLGGTLGAVAGALLADGPPALARFRLLVGRPVLPMLAHAAKSVDEALDRLGPCAVEQKLDGIRIQVHRDGAVVRVFTRTLEEITDRLPEVAAAALALPAEQAVLDGEVIALDAAGRPRPFQETAGRVGSRLDVPGATASLPLSPVFFDLLAVDGRDLLELPAEQRHAELARLVPGSLRVRRLVAATPAEPATRRAAGEFAAAALDQGHEGVVVKALDAPYTAGRRGTAWLKVKPVHTLDLVVLAAEWGHGRRAGRLSNLHLGARRVDGSFAMLGKTFKGLTDVLLAWQTERLARLAVERPAWGVRVRPELVVEIAFDGVQRSSRYPAGVTLRFARVLRYREDKPAAEADTVEAVRALLPKES, translated from the coding sequence ATGCTGCTGGCCGACCTCGCCCGGACCTCGCGCGAGGTCGCCGCCACCTCGGCCCGTTCGCGGAAGGTCGCGCTGCTGGCCGAACTCCTCAGCGCCACCGAGCCGGCCGAGGCACCCACGGTGATCACCTACCTGGCCGGTCGGCTGCCGCAGGGCCGGCTCGGCGTGGGCTGGAGCGTGCTCGGCCGGCCGGTCCCGCCCGCCCCCGCCGCCACCCTGACGGTCCACCAGGTCGACGCCGCGCTGGCGGAGCTGGCGGCCGTGCGCGGCACGGGCGCGCAGGCCGAGCGGCGGCGGCTGCTGACCGGGCTGCTGGGCGCGGCCACCGGCCCCGAGCAGGAGTTCCTGCTCCGGCTGCTGGGCGGCGAGGTGCGCCAGGGCGCGCTGGACGCCGTCGCCGTGGAGGCCCTGGCGGCAGCGGGCGGCGCTCCCGCCGAGCAGGTGCGCCGGGCGGTGATGCTCGGCGGCACGCTGGGCGCGGTGGCCGGGGCGCTGCTGGCGGACGGGCCGCCGGCGCTGGCGCGGTTCCGCCTGCTGGTGGGCCGCCCGGTGCTGCCGATGCTCGCGCACGCCGCCAAGAGCGTCGACGAGGCGCTGGACCGGCTCGGCCCGTGCGCGGTGGAGCAGAAGCTGGACGGGATCCGGATCCAGGTGCACCGGGACGGAGCGGTCGTGCGGGTCTTCACCCGGACCCTGGAGGAGATCACCGACCGGCTGCCCGAGGTGGCGGCCGCCGCGCTGGCCCTGCCGGCCGAGCAGGCGGTGCTGGACGGCGAGGTCATCGCGCTGGACGCGGCCGGCCGGCCCCGTCCGTTCCAGGAGACCGCCGGCCGGGTCGGCTCACGGCTGGACGTCCCCGGCGCCACCGCGTCACTGCCGCTCTCCCCGGTCTTCTTCGACCTGCTCGCGGTGGACGGCCGGGACCTGCTGGAGCTGCCCGCCGAGCAGCGGCACGCCGAACTGGCCCGCCTGGTGCCCGGGTCACTGCGGGTGCGCCGGCTGGTGGCGGCGACCCCCGCCGAGCCGGCCACCCGGCGGGCGGCGGGCGAGTTCGCCGCGGCGGCCCTCGACCAGGGCCACGAAGGCGTGGTGGTCAAAGCGCTGGACGCGCCCTACACCGCCGGACGGCGCGGCACCGCCTGGCTGAAGGTGAAGCCCGTGCACACGCTGGACCTGGTGGTGCTGGCCGCCGAGTGGGGCCACGGGCGGCGCGCGGGCCGCCTGTCGAACCTGCACCTGGGCGCACGGCGTGTGGACGGATCGTTCGCGATGCTCGGCAAGACCTTCAAGGGACTGACCGACGTCCTGCTCGCCTGGCAGACCGAGCGGCTGGCCCGGCTCGCGGTGGAGCGGCCGGCCTGGGGCGTGCGGGTGCGGCCCGAGCTGGTGGTGGAGATCGCCTTCGACGGGGTGCAGCGCTCCTCGCGCTATCCGGCGGGGGTCACGCTGCGCTTCGCGCGGGTGCTGCGCTACCGCGAGGACAAACCCGCCGCCGAGGCGGACACCGTCGAGGCGGTGCGGGCCCTGCTGCCGAAAGAATCCTGA
- the argJ gene encoding bifunctional glutamate N-acetyltransferase/amino-acid acetyltransferase ArgJ produces the protein MNRPLPRGFLSWTANMGLKDDADDFALVVSEAPAVSAAVFTRSRFAGPSVLLSRGDAARQDARGMVVISRNANVATGRAGADNAAEVRRLAAAAAGVAPEQLVIGSTGVIGRPYPMESIRAGVAELPARLPPADFQAAAAAIMTTDTRAKSVHLRCGDAVLVGIAKGVGMIEPNMATLLTFFFTDAELPAGELDAVFRRVMDRTFNALSIDTDTSTSDTAAVFANGLAGPVDPAAFEAVLHRAALALVRDIASDGEGASKLIEVEVTGARDTAQAKRVGKAVVNSPLVKTSVYGADPNWGRVAMAIGKLDDDLDLDPAKVAIRYGALAVFPEEPDDELLARARAYLGGSEVVIGIDLGLGDAGFTVYGCDLTPGYVELNSGYTT, from the coding sequence ATGAACCGGCCGCTGCCGCGGGGGTTCCTCTCCTGGACGGCCAACATGGGCCTCAAGGACGACGCGGACGACTTCGCGCTCGTCGTCTCCGAGGCGCCCGCCGTCTCGGCCGCGGTCTTCACCCGCTCCCGGTTCGCCGGGCCGAGCGTGCTGCTGAGCCGGGGCGACGCGGCCCGGCAGGACGCCCGGGGCATGGTGGTGATCTCCCGCAACGCCAACGTGGCCACCGGACGGGCCGGCGCGGACAACGCCGCCGAGGTCCGCCGGCTGGCCGCGGCGGCGGCCGGGGTGGCGCCGGAGCAACTGGTGATCGGCTCCACCGGGGTGATCGGCCGGCCCTATCCGATGGAGTCGATCCGGGCGGGTGTGGCGGAGCTCCCCGCGCGGCTGCCCCCCGCCGACTTCCAGGCGGCCGCCGCGGCGATCATGACCACCGACACCCGGGCCAAGTCGGTCCACCTGCGCTGCGGCGACGCCGTGCTGGTGGGCATCGCCAAGGGCGTCGGGATGATCGAGCCGAACATGGCCACCCTGCTGACCTTCTTCTTCACTGACGCCGAGCTGCCGGCCGGCGAGCTGGACGCGGTCTTCCGGCGGGTGATGGACCGCACCTTCAACGCGCTCAGCATCGACACCGACACCTCGACCAGCGACACCGCCGCGGTCTTCGCCAACGGCCTGGCCGGGCCGGTCGACCCCGCCGCCTTCGAGGCCGTGCTCCACCGGGCCGCGCTGGCCCTGGTCCGCGACATCGCCTCGGACGGCGAGGGCGCGAGCAAGCTGATCGAGGTCGAGGTCACCGGCGCCCGGGACACCGCGCAGGCCAAGCGGGTGGGCAAGGCGGTGGTCAACTCCCCGCTGGTGAAGACCTCGGTGTACGGCGCCGACCCCAACTGGGGCCGGGTGGCGATGGCGATCGGCAAGCTGGACGACGACCTCGACCTGGACCCGGCCAAGGTGGCCATCCGCTACGGGGCGCTGGCCGTGTTCCCCGAGGAGCCGGACGACGAGCTGCTCGCCCGGGCCCGCGCCTACCTGGGCGGGAGCGAGGTCGTGATCGGGATCGACCTCGGTCTCGGGGACGCCGGATTCACCGTCTACGGCTGCGATCTGACGCCGGGCTACGTCGAACTGAACTCCGGCTACACCACCTGA